Genomic window (Petrotoga mexicana DSM 14811):
GGAGAAAGGTACGGAATGTTTGGTGGAAGACCCATGGGAATGTACACAGCTTCTGCCAACGGAGATCAATGGATGAAAGAATTTGGAATTGATGTTGAACAGGTAGACCAATATGCATTGGTTTTAAAAGCTGAAAAAGTGCCATCTCAGAAGAAAAAGAAAGCAAGAGAATGGCTTGAAAAATTAGCAACCGTTAAATATGACGGCAATAGACTCACTCCTGTAATTTTAGAGAAGCAGATAGGATTATATTACGCTGCACTTGAAATTATAAAAGAAGAAGAGCTTGATTTTGTTGGATTCAAAGGACAACCTGAAATGACAAATAATTATGCAACATTAGATATTGCAGAAGCTTTTTTGAACGATCCATACGATTTTGATGGTGTAAAGGAACCTATTGTGGCAGCAACTGAAACAGATATGGATGGAGCTTTAACCATGGAAATCTTTAAACATATAGCCCAAACCCCTGTATTGTTTGCAGACGTGAGGCATTACTTCAAAGAAGAGAATTTGTTGGATTTAGCAAACTCTGGACAGCATGCGACATATTTTGCAGGGAAATCTAACAAACCTGAAGAAAATTTGAAAAACGTGATTATACACCCTGAAGATTTTTATTTCCCAGCAGGTGGTGGCGCTGTTAAACACTTTGCAGCTCCTGGGAGAGTTACATTAGCAAGACTTGCAAGGCAAGATGGGAATTATGTAATGACAATAGTTCCCGCTGAGTTTGTCGAACTTTCTGAAGAAGAAAAGAAAAGGCTCAGTGAACAAGTACAAATCGAATGGCCACATGCATATGCTAAATTAGATACTGATATAGAAACCTTTTTGGAATATTACCCTTGTAACCATACACATGGGGTATATGGGAATTCTATAGATGAGTTGGTACATTTTTGTAAGATAAAAAATATCGATTATCAAATTTTAGATTGAAAAAAATTTATATGGAAGTGAAAAAATGGATGTTATTAGAAAATCCTTTATATTTGACAAAATCCCAGGTAAACTGAGTTCTCATTCAGTAAGTCTTTGTAAAATCAATGAAAAAGAAATATTAGCCTTTTGGTTTGCGGGAACCTGGGAAGGTAATAAAGATGTTGATTTATTTACTTCCCGATACAATATTCTTGAAAAAAGTTGGGAATCTCCAAAACTTTTTGTTCATGATCCTGTAAGATCTCTAGGTAATACAGTTCCAGTATTATTTGGTAATACAATAAGAGTGTATTATGCTGCCATGGAAGGTAAAGATTGGACTGAAACGTCATTGTGGTATAAAGAGTCTTATGATCAAGGAACAACTTGGACTCAAGAAAAACCTTTTTCTCTAGTTAACAATAACCTTTTGTTTGGAACTAAATTATTGAAATTAAGAAATAACAGATATGTTTTTCCTATATATAATGAAAAGATGTGGATTAGTACCCCCTATATATCAAATGATATTCAAAGAAACAAATGGAAAAAATTTGGTGAGATTCAGACGGAAAAGGGAAATATTCAACAAGACATGATCGAAATTAAAAATCACATTTTTTCGTTGCTAAGAACTAGAGATGGTTATATTTATAAAACAACTTATGACTTAGAAAAGAAAGAATGGGATAAACCCAAATCTACAGGAATACCAAATCCAAATTCAAGAGTGACTTTAGAAAAGATAGGAAATTTATTAGTTTGTTGTTGTAATCCGTTGGGTTTAGAGAAAGGAGAAATTATTGAAGATCCTAGAAAGTTATCTAATTTGGAGGATCCGTTTTGGGGTAAAAGAGAAAAGTTGTCTATTTTTACTTCATATGACTTTGGAAATACGTGGCATGAAGAAATTATTTTAGAAAATTCAAAAAACAAAGAATATTCATATCCATGGATTCAGATAATCAGTGAATCTGAATTAATGGTTGCATATACTTATGAAAGAAGAAATATTGCTTATACTATAATAAAAATATAAAGCACACCGGGAGGAACTAAAGATGTATTTAGTGGGAGTGGATATAGGAACTCAAAGCACTAAATCTGTTATCACAGATGAAAATGGAAGAGTCGTTGCAGAAGCTTCGAAAGAATATTCTGTTTTGACACCTCAACCCAATTGGGCTGAACAATGGCCTAATGTGTGGTTTGACGCGGTGATTGATACTCTGAAATTAGTCCTAGAAAAAGGAAAAATAAATCCAAAAACTGTTGCAGGAATAGCTATAAGTGGATTATACGGAGGTTCAGGAATCCCAGTTGACAAAGATTTCAACCCCCTAAGGCCCTGTTTAATTTGGATGGATAGAAGGGCAACGAAAGAAACAGATTGGGTTAAAAATAATGTTCCTAAAGAAACTTTATTTGGGATAACAGGTAACTATGTCGATAGTTATTTTGGTTTCACAAAAATTCTTTGGATAAAAAATAATGAAAAGGATATTTGGAACAAAACTTATAAATTTATAACACCAAAAGATTTCGTCATTCACAAACTAACAGGTGAAGTAATAATAGACTTCTCTTCTGCAGGTAATATTGGAGGAATTTTCGACATTCAAAAAAAATACTGGTCAGAAGAGATGTGCAAAATTCTTGGTATAACTTCAGATAAATTGCCTGAAAAAATAGTTAAATCTTCTGAGATTGTAGGAACCCTTAACAAAACATCTGCACAAGAAATTGGACTTTTGGAAGGTACTCCAATAATCGCCGGAGGTATTGACGCCCCAGTTGCTCAATTAAGTGCCGGATCTGTCAACGAAGGTGAACACGTAGCTATGGTTGGTACTTCGACATGTTGGGGCAATATTCACGATGGCAAATACTTAACCCCAGAATTGGTGAGCTATCCCTATGTAGTTGATGATTTAACAAAAATATACACGTTTGGGGGAGGAGCTACCTCTGGGGCCATAGTGAGATGGTTTCGAGAAGAATTCGGGGAATATGAAAAGGAATTTGAAAGAAAAAGAGGTATTTCTACTTATTCACTTCTTGAATTAGAATCAAAAGATATTCCTCCAGGATGTGATGGGATTATAGTTTTGCCATATTTCATGGGTGAAAGATCACCTATTTGGGAATCAAATGCGAAAGGAACTATTATAGGACTTAACTTGTATCACAAAAGAAGCCATCTTTACAAAGCCTTTATGGAATCTGTAGCCTATTCTCTGAGACATAATATGGAATACGCGGAAAATACTGGAATGAAATTGAATTCTGAATGTTACTTAGTAGGAGGAGCTGCTAAGAGTGATATTTGGACTCAAATATTTGCAGATATGACGGGATATATTATGAAAAGAACGATGCAAGATGTTGAAGCACCTTTAGGAGATGCATTTTTAGCAGGCTTAGGAACAGGTGTATTTCACGATTCACAAGATATTAAGAAATGGATAAAGTTCAAAGAAAATACTTCACCAGACGCTAATAACAAAAGTGTTTATGATAAATATTTCAGTTTATACAAAAAGTTGTATGAAAATACCAAAGAAATAATGAAACAATTATAATCCCATTGATTGAAATAGAGAAAAATTTAGGGTTCGATGATATTTATTTTCTTCGTATAAATACTTTGAAAATAAAATAATTTTAAAAGCACTGTAGGAAGTAACTCTTACCATTCTTTATAGATGGGTGTTGGACGAGGTGGCTTTGAAGTAAATTTTAAAATTTCTAAAATTAGTAGAGCCATATTTGATAATGAGCCTAATAACTCTTGGAAAAAATACGATGTTGATGTATAATTAAATTATGTAAAAGTAAATATTCACTTAAAAGTGCCTTTATGGAATAATAGGGAAATCAGTGAAAATCTGATGCAGCCCCCGCTACTGTAAGCATGGATGAAATTGTCAAAACCACTGGACTTTGTGCCGGGAAGGGACAAGAGTAAAGGGAAGTGCAAGCCAGGAGACCTGCTTTTAAGAGAAAGATGTTTGTTCTTCGGAGGGAAGGATAAGGTGATAATACGCAACTTAATCGCAATCGGGTAGTGTACTATGTTAAAAAACCTTAACTTCTTGCAAGTTAAGGTTTTTTTAATTGGTCATATGGTAAGGACCTTCCATGGATAAAGTAAATTGTTCAAGAATCGTCATAGTAGGAACTAGAAAAGAAGTAGAAGTTAGGTTTAATCATTTCCTTTGAAACGGTGATGTGCAGAATTATGAAAAAGTAATTCCTTCAGTGTTGGATATTGAGTATTAAGTTAATATATTGTAATTAAAGGGGTTAAAAACATGCAGTGGGAAGAAGTAATACCCAAATTAAAGCCGTTAAACGAAGAATATATTATGCAAGCGCAAGAACGTTTGGATCAATTAACCAAACCAAAGGGAAGTTTGGGACAGTTAGAACAGTTGGCAATGCAATTATCGGCAATTTATCAGTCGATTTATTTTTCTGTAGATCCTATAACTCATTATGTATTTGTAGGAGATCATGGAATTACCGCAGAAGGTGTCTCTGCTTTTCCGTCTGAAGTTACTACACAGATGGTGTATAACTTTTTGCAGGGAGGGGCAGCTATCAATGTGTTAACTAAAAACAATAATGTTGCCATCAAAGTAGTTGACGTAGGAATGAAAGATACGATTGCAGATCCCAGACTGATTCAACGTAAGATCAAAAAAGGAACTAACAATTTCTTATTCAGTAAAGCAATGAGCAAGAAAGAAGTGTATGATGCTATCCAGGTCGGATTTCAATTAGGAATTGAAGAAGTTGAACAGGGAGCGAAAATGTTGTCGATCGGAGAGATGGGTATTGGCAACACTACATCAAGTGCCGCTATAGCTGCTCATTTGCTTGAACTACCCGTTGAACAGATGACAGGTAAAGGGACAGGACTTAATGATATTCAACTAAAACATAAAATAAATGTGATTCGCAAAGCCTTTGAAAAGCACCAACTTGCTACAAAAGATGCTATGGAGACGTTAGCTACCTTTGGTGGAGTGGAACATGCGGCAATGACCGGAATGATTATTGCTGCATCCTACAAACAAATCCCAGTTTTGCTTGATGGACTGAATACAGGTGCTGCCGCCCTTGCTGCGACATATATTCATCCTATCACTGCATCTTATATGATTGCAGCCCATCAATCAGAAGAGCCTGGACATGCAATTATTTTAAAAGTCTTGCAATTAAAACCGTTATTACAATTGTCATTACGATTAGGAGAAGGAACTGGAGCGATTTTAGCCTTACCTTTAATTCGTTCTACTCAACATTTGCTACAGGAAATGGCTACCTTTTCCCAAGCAAAGGTGTCGCAAAAAGAGCGGTAAGAGATAGGAAGGCAGAAGAATGTTCTATTCGTTTAGCTGATTCCTTCTATGGATTAAACAAGCACTATATTCGGCTTGCCGTAAAAAGGCGTGAAGAAAATCAGCAGTTGATAAAGGAGTTGAACTTATTTGTCTCAAAACGATAAAAAAATTATTTTAGTAACAGGTGGAATTCGTAGTGGCAAATCAAGCTTTGCTCAACGTTTAGTTCAACCCTATGGGGATCATGTTCGTTATATTGCAACAGCGCAAGCAAAGGATGAGGAAATGGAAAAAAGAATTGTGATTCATCGCCAGAATCGACCAAAATCATGGCGAACTCTAGAAGAACCCATTCATTTGGCAAAGTTATTTTATGAGGATAGAAGTGATGATTTTGATAAGCAGATGAATCAAAAAGTTGCATCCTTAATCGATTGTATCACCCTTTGGATCTCTAATCTCCTTTTGCAGAAGGATGAGCAAGGGAAAGAACTATGGGAGACAGAGGAAGGACAAAAAAAAGTAGAATCGATGATTGATGATTTTCTTCACGCCCTTACCGGCCATCGCTATCCAGTAATTATTGTAACCAATGAAGTTGATTGGGGTGGAATAGAAATGAATCCATTAGGTAGAGTGTATCAGGATATTTTAGGGTGGACTAATCAAAAGATTTCCAACATTGCAGATGAGGTTTATATGGTTGTATCTGGTATACCGGTTCTATTAAAGGGTGGGATACGGAATGATCAATAATTATCTTAACGCATTAGGCTTAGCAATTCAATATTATAGTCGAATTCCCCTTCCCTTTTCCTTTCCTTATCAAGAGGAAAATGTAAAAAGAACAATTTTTTTCCTTCCCTTCATTGGTTGGCTATTGGGGGGACTGGTATATTTATTTTATGATTTTTTTCACCCTTATTTTCCCGAGTCGTTGTTTGCAGTCTTTCTTGTTGTTTTTTTATTGTGGCTAACTGGTGCCCTGCATGCAGATGGCTGGATGGATGTTTTTGATGGAATAGGCAGTTGTCAGAGTAAAGAAAAAATGTTAACAATTATGAAGGATAGTCGTGTGGGAGCGATGGGAGTTATTGGATTTATGGGATTATATAGCATTAAAATATTTAGCCTATCAATACTGTTGTCATCAGATTTAATAAAAGAAGCTTTAATTATTACTCCCCTTATCGCCCGATGGGGAGTACTGTTAGCTATTGTTTTGTTTCCCTATGCAAGAGATGAAGGATTAGGCAAGCAATACAAGGACTGGTTCAAATTGCCGATGCTGTTTGTATCAATTATCTGGTTGTTACCGGGCTTTTGGTTAAGTTCTTATTTTCCTTTTATGTTGTTGATTAACTTGATATTTATTATCTTATCAGGAGTTTATTTTAAAAAAAAGATAGAAGGGTTAACAGGAGATGTGTACGGATGGATGATTGAAGGGGGAGAGATGCTCCTTTGGATCATGCTGGTGGTATATCTATGATGGATTTTTATCTTCTTCGTCATGGGAAAACAAAATATAATGAAAAGGGTTTATTACTGGGAAAAACAGATGTTCCTTTACTATCTAGAGAAGATCCGGATCTATTAAAGTGGATCGATCGCTTAGTTGCTATTTCCTGGGTAGCCATGTTCCATAGTGGAATGAAACGATCTGAGGAAACCTTACGGGAGATTTATCGAAGGCTTGATGAAAAAAAGAAAGACATTCCTATTTACGTAGATGAACGTTTACAAGAAATGAATTTTGGCGAATGGGAATTAAAAAGTTACGATTGGCTGTACCAAAATCAACGGGAAGATTTTTTAAACTGGTTACATAGTCCTTATGATTATGCTCCTCCACAGGGGGAAACACTAGCTCAGATGGAAAAAAGGGTTATATCCTTCTTTGAGGAATGGGCGTCCAAAGAATTGATTGGATCGATATTGCTTGTGACCCACGGAGGTCTTATTCGGCTTTTATGGTCAATCATACATCAGACATCTTTTTATGAAAAGAAAGTAGAAATTGGTTCTCTTTTTTGCCTTAATTGGCAAAAGCGAAATATGGAAGAAATTTTAGAATAAAATAAATGTCTTAATAAAAAGGTTGAAAGAGGAATGAAAAAATATGGCAAAAGCATTGATGATTGTTGGAACGGGGTCAGATGTAGGAAAAAGTATGGTTGCTACAGCGTTTTGCAGGTATTTAGCTGCAAGAGGTATTTCCGTTACCAAAATTCTCAAAAAGAGTCTTTTACTATAATAGGAAAGAACAAATGTTTGATAGATTGGAACAATGGCTAATAGAAGGAATGAGTGTGGAAGGTAAAAGATTAATAAATGCATATAAATAATTATGCCCAAAATATTTAAAAGCCAGTATTTTTTGAATCAAAGAATGTACTCATATGATTTTCGAAAAATGGGGAAGCAAAAATTCTTTTCTATTACGCACAAACATTTTACGAAGGAAAGAAAAGTGAAAAAGAAGAGGAAATCGTGAACCTGATCAGATATGTGTGGGATGGAACACAAAGATATGGAACGGTAGTATGGTCTTTCGGTGAATAAGCTTATGAAATAATAAAAGAACTGCTATTTTTAAGGAGAAATTAAAACCTTTGGATAGAATTTGAAGCACTTTTAAACAAGGTCCTGGCCTTTAGAAAAGATAGTAGAAAAATTTTCTGACTATAATTTACAATGTTTTACTTTAGCCCCTTTAAGGGGCTTATTTTTTTATTTGTAAAAAAACCTTAAGAAACTTGATTGTGGTTGTAAAAAGGTATATCATAATAGTGGGAAGAAAAAGGATAGGGTGGGCTGTGGGGTAAATGTGCGCTAAAGTAGGTTTTAGAGTTTTTAAAGAAAAATTTTATAATTTTAGGGAGTGAAAAAGGTATATGTATTACGTTGGTTTTGATATTGGATCCTCGAGTATTCACGTAGCGGTCATTGATGAA
Coding sequences:
- the cobT gene encoding nicotinate-nucleotide--dimethylbenzimidazole phosphoribosyltransferase; amino-acid sequence: MQWEEVIPKLKPLNEEYIMQAQERLDQLTKPKGSLGQLEQLAMQLSAIYQSIYFSVDPITHYVFVGDHGITAEGVSAFPSEVTTQMVYNFLQGGAAINVLTKNNNVAIKVVDVGMKDTIADPRLIQRKIKKGTNNFLFSKAMSKKEVYDAIQVGFQLGIEEVEQGAKMLSIGEMGIGNTTSSAAIAAHLLELPVEQMTGKGTGLNDIQLKHKINVIRKAFEKHQLATKDAMETLATFGGVEHAAMTGMIIAASYKQIPVLLDGLNTGAAALAATYIHPITASYMIAAHQSEEPGHAIILKVLQLKPLLQLSLRLGEGTGAILALPLIRSTQHLLQEMATFSQAKVSQKER
- a CDS encoding exo-alpha-sialidase codes for the protein MDVIRKSFIFDKIPGKLSSHSVSLCKINEKEILAFWFAGTWEGNKDVDLFTSRYNILEKSWESPKLFVHDPVRSLGNTVPVLFGNTIRVYYAAMEGKDWTETSLWYKESYDQGTTWTQEKPFSLVNNNLLFGTKLLKLRNNRYVFPIYNEKMWISTPYISNDIQRNKWKKFGEIQTEKGNIQQDMIEIKNHIFSLLRTRDGYIYKTTYDLEKKEWDKPKSTGIPNPNSRVTLEKIGNLLVCCCNPLGLEKGEIIEDPRKLSNLEDPFWGKREKLSIFTSYDFGNTWHEEIILENSKNKEYSYPWIQIISESELMVAYTYERRNIAYTIIKI
- a CDS encoding histidine phosphatase family protein, producing the protein MDHAGGISMMDFYLLRHGKTKYNEKGLLLGKTDVPLLSREDPDLLKWIDRLVAISWVAMFHSGMKRSEETLREIYRRLDEKKKDIPIYVDERLQEMNFGEWELKSYDWLYQNQREDFLNWLHSPYDYAPPQGETLAQMEKRVISFFEEWASKELIGSILLVTHGGLIRLLWSIIHQTSFYEKKVEIGSLFCLNWQKRNMEEILE
- a CDS encoding L-fucose/L-arabinose isomerase family protein, with the translated sequence MKKRKIGIITFSDGRDFVHEETLEMNKKFEDRLVKALESTGEVEVVRASDIVNKPSKAKKAGKEMMKAEVEMTIFNYSIWCWPHLSVMASLYAPGPYLTYGQINPKYPGMVGLLAAAGALEQIGIFPERVWGEPEDPMVLEKLLKYIRAASAAHRLKGERYGMFGGRPMGMYTASANGDQWMKEFGIDVEQVDQYALVLKAEKVPSQKKKKAREWLEKLATVKYDGNRLTPVILEKQIGLYYAALEIIKEEELDFVGFKGQPEMTNNYATLDIAEAFLNDPYDFDGVKEPIVAATETDMDGALTMEIFKHIAQTPVLFADVRHYFKEENLLDLANSGQHATYFAGKSNKPEENLKNVIIHPEDFYFPAGGGAVKHFAAPGRVTLARLARQDGNYVMTIVPAEFVELSEEEKKRLSEQVQIEWPHAYAKLDTDIETFLEYYPCNHTHGVYGNSIDELVHFCKIKNIDYQILD
- the cobS gene encoding adenosylcobinamide-GDP ribazoletransferase; amino-acid sequence: MINNYLNALGLAIQYYSRIPLPFSFPYQEENVKRTIFFLPFIGWLLGGLVYLFYDFFHPYFPESLFAVFLVVFLLWLTGALHADGWMDVFDGIGSCQSKEKMLTIMKDSRVGAMGVIGFMGLYSIKIFSLSILLSSDLIKEALIITPLIARWGVLLAIVLFPYARDEGLGKQYKDWFKLPMLFVSIIWLLPGFWLSSYFPFMLLINLIFIILSGVYFKKKIEGLTGDVYGWMIEGGEMLLWIMLVVYL
- the cobU gene encoding bifunctional adenosylcobinamide kinase/adenosylcobinamide-phosphate guanylyltransferase, yielding MSQNDKKIILVTGGIRSGKSSFAQRLVQPYGDHVRYIATAQAKDEEMEKRIVIHRQNRPKSWRTLEEPIHLAKLFYEDRSDDFDKQMNQKVASLIDCITLWISNLLLQKDEQGKELWETEEGQKKVESMIDDFLHALTGHRYPVIIVTNEVDWGGIEMNPLGRVYQDILGWTNQKISNIADEVYMVVSGIPVLLKGGIRNDQ
- a CDS encoding FGGY-family carbohydrate kinase; translation: MYLVGVDIGTQSTKSVITDENGRVVAEASKEYSVLTPQPNWAEQWPNVWFDAVIDTLKLVLEKGKINPKTVAGIAISGLYGGSGIPVDKDFNPLRPCLIWMDRRATKETDWVKNNVPKETLFGITGNYVDSYFGFTKILWIKNNEKDIWNKTYKFITPKDFVIHKLTGEVIIDFSSAGNIGGIFDIQKKYWSEEMCKILGITSDKLPEKIVKSSEIVGTLNKTSAQEIGLLEGTPIIAGGIDAPVAQLSAGSVNEGEHVAMVGTSTCWGNIHDGKYLTPELVSYPYVVDDLTKIYTFGGGATSGAIVRWFREEFGEYEKEFERKRGISTYSLLELESKDIPPGCDGIIVLPYFMGERSPIWESNAKGTIIGLNLYHKRSHLYKAFMESVAYSLRHNMEYAENTGMKLNSECYLVGGAAKSDIWTQIFADMTGYIMKRTMQDVEAPLGDAFLAGLGTGVFHDSQDIKKWIKFKENTSPDANNKSVYDKYFSLYKKLYENTKEIMKQL